From Rhodoferax sp. AJA081-3, the proteins below share one genomic window:
- the phnC gene encoding phosphonate ABC transporter ATP-binding protein yields the protein MSTAITISGLNKTFCSGRKALQDIHLTIEAGEMVALIGASGSGKSTLLRHMAGLMAGDSGGQGLVQIHGSTVQRDGKVASDIRSIRSGVGFVFQQFNLVDRLPVIVNVLAGSLHRVPLWRSLTRWFTESEVARGMEALRRVGIAECGPQRASTLSGGQQQRAAIARALVQGARVILADEPIASLDPESSRKVMDILARVNREDQCTVVVSLHQVNVAMKYCARTVALHQGRVVYDGPSVALTPTLLRELYGAEADDILALGDHISSLQDNKPAAPHLAWPAPVVAMAQAA from the coding sequence ATGTCTACAGCAATCACTATATCGGGACTGAACAAGACTTTCTGCAGCGGACGCAAGGCCCTGCAGGATATCCATCTGACGATTGAAGCCGGGGAAATGGTGGCCTTGATCGGCGCATCCGGCTCGGGCAAATCCACGCTGTTGCGCCACATGGCGGGGCTGATGGCCGGGGACAGTGGGGGCCAGGGCCTGGTGCAGATCCACGGCAGCACGGTGCAGCGGGATGGCAAGGTTGCCTCTGATATCCGCAGCATCCGCTCCGGCGTGGGTTTTGTGTTCCAGCAGTTCAATTTGGTGGACCGCTTGCCGGTTATTGTGAATGTGCTGGCCGGCAGCTTGCACCGTGTGCCCCTGTGGCGCAGCCTGACCCGCTGGTTCACCGAATCCGAAGTGGCGCGTGGCATGGAAGCCTTGCGCCGTGTTGGTATTGCCGAGTGTGGCCCCCAGCGCGCGTCAACCCTGTCGGGTGGCCAGCAGCAGCGTGCGGCCATTGCGCGGGCGCTGGTGCAGGGTGCCAGGGTGATCCTGGCGGACGAGCCCATCGCCTCGCTGGACCCCGAATCGTCGCGCAAGGTGATGGACATTCTGGCGCGGGTCAACCGTGAAGACCAATGCACGGTGGTGGTGTCGCTGCACCAGGTGAATGTGGCCATGAAGTACTGTGCCCGCACGGTGGCCCTGCACCAGGGCCGTGTGGTGTATGACGGCCCGTCCGTGGCGCTGACCCCCACGCTGCTGCGGGAGCTGTATGGTGCCGAGGCCGACGACATCCTTGCCCTGGGTGACCACATCTCCAGCTTGCAGGACAACAAACCAGCCGCGCCACACCTGGCATGGCCGGCGCCCGTGGTGGCCATGGCGCAGGCCGCCTGA
- the phnF gene encoding phosphonate metabolism transcriptional regulator PhnF has translation MSFDVFSSSSPGRRSGVSVWRQIADTLTTEIRNRAYSDTGRLPGEVELSARFGVNRHTLRQAVSALQTEGLVRIEAGRGMFVQHELLDYALTRRTRFSENLLQQGLIPSKQLLSARELPAPAQVQQELKLAKGAKVLMVETLDEANDAPIGMATAYYPAQRFAGLLDMLNEGSRTTEILKHFGVQDYVRSLSRITTQMPSDETARLLAQPVNRPLLCVESVDADMEGVPIKYGETVFCGDRVQLVVDAGAQA, from the coding sequence ATGTCCTTTGATGTGTTCTCTTCCAGCAGCCCCGGACGTCGCAGCGGTGTGTCCGTGTGGCGCCAGATCGCCGACACCCTGACCACCGAAATCCGCAACCGCGCCTACTCGGATACCGGGCGCCTGCCCGGCGAGGTGGAACTGTCTGCGCGTTTTGGTGTCAACCGCCATACCTTGCGCCAGGCCGTGTCCGCACTGCAAACCGAAGGCCTGGTGCGCATCGAAGCGGGACGCGGCATGTTTGTGCAGCATGAACTGCTGGACTACGCGCTGACACGGCGCACCCGGTTCAGCGAGAACCTGTTGCAACAGGGCCTGATACCCAGCAAACAATTGCTGAGCGCCCGCGAATTGCCCGCACCTGCACAGGTGCAGCAAGAACTCAAGCTCGCCAAAGGCGCCAAGGTGCTGATGGTGGAGACGCTGGATGAGGCCAACGACGCCCCCATAGGCATGGCCACCGCCTATTACCCGGCCCAGCGGTTTGCGGGGCTGCTGGACATGTTGAACGAAGGCAGCCGCACCACCGAAATCCTGAAACACTTCGGTGTGCAGGACTATGTGCGCTCCCTCAGCCGCATCACCACACAGATGCCATCGGACGAAACCGCGCGGCTATTGGCGCAGCCGGTGAATCGCCCCCTGCTGTGTGTGGAAAGTGTGGATGCCGACATGGAGGGCGTTCCCATCAAATACGGCGAAACGGTCTTTTGTGGTGACCGCGTGCAACTGGTGGTGGATGCGGGAGCGCAGGCATGA
- the phnH gene encoding phosphonate C-P lyase system protein PhnH — MSTNPLLAPGLPDVVHGSQQTFRAVLDALARPGTVCEIGASLPQVALGGAMARLLLSLTDDETPVWWQRADTTTQGWLQFHTGAGVAANAGAASFAVIHDLDAPFDLVDFAMGSAESPEFSTTLIVELPALHGGQELEWRGPGIEVLQRVGLCGVPNHFWSQWQANHAAFPAGVDMVFTCGDQALGLPRTTRVRRLERV, encoded by the coding sequence ATGAGTACGAACCCCTTGCTGGCCCCCGGTTTGCCGGACGTGGTGCATGGCAGCCAGCAGACCTTTCGCGCCGTGCTGGATGCATTGGCCCGCCCGGGCACAGTGTGTGAGATTGGCGCGTCATTGCCGCAGGTGGCCTTGGGTGGCGCCATGGCGCGATTGCTGCTGTCACTGACCGACGACGAGACCCCCGTCTGGTGGCAACGTGCGGACACCACTACGCAGGGTTGGCTGCAGTTTCACACCGGAGCGGGCGTGGCTGCGAACGCGGGTGCTGCCAGCTTCGCGGTCATCCACGACCTGGATGCGCCGTTTGACCTGGTCGACTTTGCGATGGGCAGCGCGGAGTCTCCCGAGTTTTCCACCACCTTGATTGTTGAGCTGCCCGCGCTGCACGGCGGGCAGGAGTTGGAATGGCGTGGCCCCGGCATTGAGGTCTTGCAGCGGGTGGGCCTGTGTGGTGTACCCAATCACTTCTGGTCCCAGTGGCAGGCCAACCATGCGGCGTTTCCGGCGGGCGTGGACATGGTATTTACCTGCGGCGACCAGGCGCTGGGCCTGCCCCGCACCACACGTGTTCGCCGATTGGAAAGGGTCTGA
- the panD gene encoding aspartate 1-decarboxylase, producing the protein MFRTLLKSKIHRASVTHCELNYEGSCAIDEDLLDAANLGENEQVHIWNINNGERFVTYAIRAERGSRIISVNGSAARRAAVGDLVIIAAFAQVHEDQVKGFEPKLVFVNPDNRIKEERSTIPIQMA; encoded by the coding sequence ATGTTCAGAACCCTGCTCAAATCCAAGATCCACCGCGCCAGCGTGACCCACTGCGAACTCAACTACGAAGGCTCCTGCGCCATCGACGAAGACCTGCTGGACGCCGCCAACCTGGGCGAAAACGAGCAGGTGCACATCTGGAACATCAACAACGGCGAACGGTTTGTGACCTACGCGATCCGCGCCGAGCGGGGCAGCCGCATCATCTCGGTCAATGGCTCGGCGGCGCGCCGGGCTGCGGTGGGTGACCTGGTCATCATCGCCGCCTTTGCGCAGGTGCACGAGGACCAGGTGAAAGGCTTCGAGCCCAAGCTGGTGTTTGTGAATCCGGACAACCGGATCAAGGAAGAGCGCTCCACCATCCCCATCCAGATGGCTTGA
- the phnE gene encoding phosphonate ABC transporter, permease protein PhnE, whose product MPAPQVPRTSVAALVAWGVLLALLAGSWKGADMRPLDLVRDSANMVTYAVDFFPPKFTDWRIYLQEMVITLQIALWGTALAVVFAVPFGLLSSANITPWWIHQPIRRLMDAARAINEMVFAMLFIVAVGLGPFAGVLALFVHTTGILAKLFSEAVESIDSQPVEGIRATGANALEEIVYGVIPQVLPLWISYTLYRFESNVRSASVVGMVGAGGIGVILWEIIRGFQYAETCAVMIIIIVTVSVIDLVSARIRKSLI is encoded by the coding sequence ATGCCCGCCCCGCAGGTGCCGCGAACCAGTGTTGCTGCTTTGGTGGCCTGGGGTGTGCTGCTGGCACTGTTGGCGGGCTCCTGGAAAGGGGCCGACATGCGCCCCCTGGACCTGGTGCGCGATTCGGCCAATATGGTGACCTATGCCGTAGACTTCTTCCCGCCGAAGTTTACGGACTGGCGCATCTACCTGCAGGAGATGGTCATCACCCTGCAGATTGCCCTGTGGGGCACAGCGCTGGCCGTGGTGTTTGCCGTGCCGTTTGGTTTGTTGTCGTCGGCCAACATCACACCCTGGTGGATCCACCAGCCCATACGCCGCCTGATGGACGCGGCCCGCGCCATCAACGAAATGGTGTTCGCCATGTTGTTTATTGTGGCGGTGGGCCTGGGCCCCTTCGCCGGCGTGTTGGCGCTGTTTGTGCACACCACGGGCATTTTGGCCAAGTTGTTTTCGGAAGCCGTGGAGTCCATTGATTCGCAACCGGTAGAGGGCATACGGGCGACGGGTGCCAATGCACTGGAAGAGATTGTGTACGGTGTTATTCCCCAGGTGTTGCCACTGTGGATCTCTTACACCCTGTACCGTTTTGAATCCAATGTGCGATCGGCTTCGGTGGTTGGCATGGTGGGTGCGGGTGGCATTGGCGTCATTCTGTGGGAAATCATCCGCGGCTTCCAGTACGCAGAAACCTGCGCGGTGATGATCATCATCATCGTGACGGTCAGTGTGATTGATCTGGTGTCGGCTCGCATTCGCAAGTCGCTGATCTGA
- the phnG gene encoding phosphonate C-P lyase system protein PhnG, giving the protein MTSDTSTAPTASRQAWLATLARASVAQLESAIPPAADLTTLQQVRPAEVGMVMLRGRVGGTGNPFNLGEASMVRCAVRLGDGPLGVGYVLGRNKRQAELVALCDALLQDPQHHDRLQGLLIEPLATAQAQARAQQQRAVADSKVEFFTFVRGEA; this is encoded by the coding sequence ATGACAAGCGACACCTCAACGGCACCCACGGCCTCAAGACAGGCATGGCTGGCTACCCTGGCCCGGGCCAGCGTTGCACAGCTGGAAAGCGCCATCCCCCCCGCGGCCGACCTGACCACACTCCAGCAGGTGCGCCCTGCCGAAGTGGGCATGGTGATGCTGCGCGGGCGGGTGGGCGGCACAGGCAACCCCTTTAATCTGGGTGAGGCCAGCATGGTGCGCTGTGCCGTGCGCCTGGGTGATGGGCCGCTGGGTGTCGGTTATGTGTTGGGCCGCAACAAGCGCCAGGCCGAATTGGTTGCACTGTGTGATGCCCTGCTGCAAGACCCGCAGCACCATGATCGTCTGCAAGGCCTGTTGATTGAACCGCTGGCCACGGCGCAGGCACAGGCCCGTGCGCAGCAACAGCGTGCGGTGGCAGACTCCAAGGTTGAATTCTTCACCTTTGTGCGGGGTGAAGCATGA
- a CDS encoding DUF1045 domain-containing protein encodes MTTARYAIYFTPTQGTPWWNFGAHWLGRDEGTNQALVHPEIAEIPAQQLHQLTAYPRRYGFHATLKAPFVLRDGVTEADLLVRMRALAQQLKPLALGPMVATRLDNFTAVLPHTPPAALGTLAARCVTSLDDLRAPLSQQDLKRRLAQPLDARAQELLMLYGYPHVMERYQLHFTLTGPIAEPLAQVVVRAVEGSVARLNQEHPLVLDRLCLFVEPEPGANFVRQADAELLA; translated from the coding sequence ATGACTACAGCACGTTACGCCATCTACTTCACGCCCACACAAGGCACACCCTGGTGGAACTTTGGTGCCCATTGGCTAGGCCGCGACGAGGGGACGAACCAAGCCCTGGTGCATCCCGAGATTGCGGAGATACCCGCACAACAACTGCACCAACTCACCGCCTACCCGCGCCGTTATGGCTTCCACGCCACGCTGAAGGCGCCGTTTGTTCTGCGTGACGGCGTCACAGAGGCCGACCTGTTGGTGCGCATGCGTGCCCTGGCCCAACAACTCAAGCCGCTGGCACTGGGTCCTATGGTCGCCACCCGCCTGGACAACTTTACGGCCGTGTTACCCCACACACCACCTGCAGCCCTGGGCACCTTGGCTGCGCGCTGCGTCACCAGCCTGGACGATCTGCGTGCGCCGCTGTCGCAGCAGGACCTGAAACGCCGCCTGGCGCAACCCCTGGATGCGCGCGCGCAAGAGCTGCTGATGTTGTACGGCTACCCCCATGTGATGGAACGTTACCAACTGCACTTCACACTGACCGGTCCCATTGCCGAGCCCCTTGCACAGGTGGTGGTACGTGCGGTTGAAGGTTCAGTGGCCCGCCTCAACCAGGAACACCCCCTGGTACTGGACCGCCTGTGCCTATTTGTGGAACCAGAGCCTGGCGCAAACTTTGTGCGCCAGGCCGATGCGGAGTTGTTGGCATGA
- the phnD gene encoding phosphonate ABC transporter substrate-binding protein — MVKIKTFIAALVCTPLLLTFNPAAAQELKEISFGILSTESAQNLKQDWQPVIDDMGARLGIKVNAFFAPDYAGVIEGLRFNKVQVAWLGNKSAVDAVERANSEVFAQTINADGSMGYYSFVSVHKDSAYQNLNDLLAHAKNLSFGMGDPNSTSGFLVPSYYLFALNNVNHKTAFKAVRGANHETNIMAVANKQVDAAIHSSDVLERVASRQPEIAAQLRQVWKSPLIASDPMVWRKDLPTDLQRRIKDFFLAYGRTGPDAAREKAQLKKLTLGGFQASSNAQLTPVRQLELFKEKLKLEADASQAGDDKKARLDEIHRRLAELAKS; from the coding sequence ATGGTCAAGATCAAGACATTCATTGCAGCGCTGGTCTGCACCCCGCTTCTGCTCACCTTCAACCCTGCGGCTGCGCAGGAACTGAAGGAAATCAGTTTCGGCATCCTGTCCACCGAGTCTGCGCAAAACCTCAAGCAGGACTGGCAACCGGTGATCGACGACATGGGCGCACGGCTGGGCATCAAGGTCAACGCTTTTTTTGCACCGGACTACGCGGGTGTGATTGAAGGCTTGCGTTTCAACAAGGTGCAGGTCGCCTGGCTCGGCAACAAGTCGGCGGTGGATGCGGTAGAGCGCGCCAACAGCGAAGTGTTTGCCCAAACCATCAATGCCGATGGGTCCATGGGTTATTACAGCTTTGTCAGCGTACACAAGGACAGTGCCTACCAAAACCTGAATGATCTTTTGGCCCATGCGAAGAACCTCAGCTTTGGCATGGGAGACCCCAACTCCACCTCCGGCTTCCTGGTGCCCAGTTATTACCTGTTTGCGCTGAACAACGTCAACCACAAGACGGCCTTCAAGGCGGTGCGTGGCGCCAACCATGAGACCAACATCATGGCCGTTGCCAACAAGCAGGTTGACGCGGCCATCCACAGCTCGGATGTGCTGGAGCGCGTGGCGTCACGCCAGCCCGAGATCGCGGCCCAATTGCGCCAGGTGTGGAAGTCGCCCCTGATTGCCTCAGACCCCATGGTGTGGCGCAAGGACCTGCCCACAGACCTCCAGCGCAGGATCAAGGACTTCTTTCTGGCCTATGGCCGCACAGGGCCAGATGCTGCGCGCGAGAAAGCCCAGCTCAAAAAATTGACGCTGGGTGGTTTTCAGGCGTCCAGCAATGCCCAGCTCACGCCCGTGCGCCAGCTGGAGCTGTTCAAGGAAAAGTTAAAACTAGAAGCCGATGCATCGCAGGCGGGCGATGACAAGAAGGCCAGGCTGGATGAGATCCATCGCAGGTTGGCAGAGCTTGCCAAGTCATGA
- a CDS encoding carbon-phosphorus lyase complex subunit PhnI, with protein sequence MYVAVKGGAAAIESSWRLLDTQRRGDTSITELSVAQIRTQLSLAVDRVMSEGALFDPELAALAIKQASGDLVEAIFLLRAYRTTLPRLGYTVPLDTARIDLVRRISATFKEVPGGQLLGPTYDYTQRLLDFRLLAEGGTEAAQAAPGVQTPPPVPVDDNRVVPRINDLLAREGLLETPQPVDAAAPGDLTRDPLMFPADRALRLQALARGDEGWLLAMGYSTQRGYANAHPFAGEIRRGFVRVELEPDELGFAIDIGDLEVTECQMINQFHGSKDIPPQFTQGYGLAFGGAERKAMAMALVDRALRADELGEPRVAPAQDEEFVLSHADNVEASGFVQHLKLPHYVDFQAELELVRKLRASHAQADTSEPEQQQQEAA encoded by the coding sequence ATGTATGTAGCAGTCAAGGGCGGCGCGGCCGCCATAGAAAGTTCCTGGCGCTTGCTGGACACGCAGCGTCGCGGCGACACGTCCATAACCGAGTTATCGGTGGCACAAATTCGTACCCAGCTTTCGCTGGCGGTGGACCGGGTGATGAGCGAAGGGGCTTTGTTTGACCCAGAGCTTGCAGCCCTGGCCATCAAACAGGCCAGTGGTGACCTGGTGGAAGCCATCTTTTTGCTGCGCGCCTACCGCACCACCTTGCCGCGGCTGGGTTACACCGTGCCGCTGGACACGGCCCGCATTGACCTGGTGCGCCGCATATCGGCCACCTTCAAAGAGGTGCCGGGTGGCCAGCTGCTGGGGCCTACTTACGACTACACCCAGCGCCTGCTGGATTTCAGGTTGTTGGCCGAGGGCGGCACAGAGGCAGCACAGGCTGCGCCTGGAGTGCAAACACCCCCACCAGTGCCGGTGGATGACAACCGGGTAGTGCCCCGTATCAACGACCTGTTGGCCCGCGAAGGCCTGCTGGAGACACCGCAGCCTGTGGATGCCGCAGCACCGGGCGACCTGACCCGCGACCCCTTGATGTTCCCCGCTGACCGCGCGCTACGCCTGCAGGCCTTGGCCCGGGGTGACGAAGGCTGGTTGCTGGCCATGGGTTACTCCACCCAACGCGGCTACGCCAACGCTCACCCATTTGCCGGTGAGATTCGCCGTGGTTTTGTCCGTGTGGAACTGGAGCCCGATGAACTCGGTTTTGCGATCGATATTGGCGACCTGGAAGTGACCGAGTGCCAAATGATCAACCAGTTCCATGGCAGCAAAGACATACCGCCGCAATTCACCCAAGGCTACGGGCTGGCCTTTGGCGGCGCCGAGCGCAAGGCCATGGCCATGGCTCTGGTGGACCGCGCACTGCGCGCCGATGAGCTGGGCGAGCCCCGTGTGGCCCCGGCGCAGGACGAAGAGTTTGTGTTGTCCCATGCGGACAACGTCGAGGCATCGGGCTTTGTGCAGCACCTGAAGCTGCCGCACTACGTCGACTTTCAGGCCGAGCTGGAGTTGGTGCGCAAGCTGCGCGCCAGCCATGCACAGGCCGACACGTCGGAGCCCGAACAACAGCAGCAGGAAGCCGCATGA
- the phnN gene encoding phosphonate metabolism protein/1,5-bisphosphokinase (PRPP-forming) PhnN, translated as MSGKWVLVCGASGAGKDSVMAWAQNYLAEQHQVVFSRRVVTRPAQPGSDHDAVSPCYFEQLLETRALAWHWHAHGFAYGVSADYTTDVTAGRVVVVNGSREHVNTLAHAQALGHTVRIVQVLADAHQLEQRLHQRGRDSSHAVALRLARNSQFTDLRADCTIVNNGALADAGLQLAQYLHKLAAQAPG; from the coding sequence ATGAGCGGCAAGTGGGTTTTGGTGTGTGGCGCTTCTGGCGCTGGCAAAGACAGTGTGATGGCCTGGGCTCAGAACTACCTGGCTGAACAGCACCAGGTCGTGTTCAGCCGCCGGGTGGTGACACGGCCGGCCCAGCCCGGCTCTGACCACGACGCGGTATCGCCCTGCTACTTTGAACAGCTGCTGGAGACACGCGCCCTGGCCTGGCATTGGCATGCCCATGGCTTTGCTTATGGTGTCAGCGCAGACTACACGACCGATGTCACCGCGGGGAGGGTGGTGGTGGTGAATGGTTCACGAGAACATGTCAACACCTTGGCGCACGCACAGGCATTGGGACACACCGTGCGTATCGTGCAAGTGCTGGCCGATGCCCACCAACTGGAACAGCGGCTGCACCAGCGCGGCCGCGATTCAAGCCATGCAGTGGCCCTGCGCCTGGCCCGCAACAGCCAGTTTACGGACCTGCGCGCGGACTGCACGATTGTGAACAATGGCGCCCTTGCGGACGCCGGGCTCCAACTCGCACAGTACCTGCACAAGCTGGCAGCACAAGCGCCAGGCTAA
- the phnD gene encoding phosphonate ABC transporter substrate-binding protein produces the protein MFKISFVGMALAACVAATPASAQELKEFNFGIISTEASTNLKSDWQPILDDLSKKTGLKVNAFFAPDYAGIIEGMRFNKVHAAWFGNKSAMEAVDRASGEVFAQMVNADGSQGYYSHLIVHKDSPLKSLDDVLKQGKNLSFGNGDPNSTSGFLVPSYYVFAQNKIDPKTHFKLVRSANHETNSLAVANKQVDVATSNSENLDKIKDRMPEKFNDIRIIWTSPLIPLDPLVIRKDLPEAYKAKIKDFFYTYGNGGQQEKDNLFKVSKLSGFKPSTNAQLTPIRQLELFKTRNKFEADANLSAPEKQAKLADIDKQLAALSPAK, from the coding sequence ATGTTCAAAATCTCTTTTGTTGGCATGGCCCTCGCGGCATGCGTTGCCGCTACCCCGGCATCGGCGCAGGAGTTGAAGGAATTCAACTTTGGCATCATCTCTACCGAAGCATCCACCAATCTGAAGTCGGACTGGCAACCGATTTTGGATGACCTGTCCAAAAAAACCGGGCTCAAGGTCAACGCCTTTTTTGCACCCGACTACGCGGGCATTATTGAAGGCATGCGTTTCAACAAAGTACACGCGGCCTGGTTTGGCAACAAGTCGGCCATGGAAGCCGTCGACCGCGCCAGTGGTGAAGTATTTGCCCAGATGGTGAATGCGGATGGCTCACAGGGCTATTACTCGCACCTGATCGTGCACAAAGACAGCCCGCTGAAGTCTTTGGACGATGTGCTCAAACAAGGCAAGAATTTGTCATTTGGCAATGGAGACCCCAATTCCACATCCGGCTTTCTGGTGCCCAGCTACTACGTGTTTGCGCAAAACAAGATTGACCCCAAGACACACTTCAAGCTGGTGCGCAGCGCCAACCACGAAACCAACTCCCTGGCCGTTGCCAACAAACAAGTGGATGTGGCGACCAGCAACAGCGAGAACCTGGACAAGATCAAAGACCGGATGCCCGAAAAGTTCAACGACATCCGCATCATCTGGACCTCTCCGCTGATTCCGCTGGACCCGTTGGTGATCCGCAAGGACCTGCCCGAAGCCTACAAGGCCAAGATCAAGGACTTCTTCTACACCTATGGCAACGGTGGCCAGCAGGAGAAAGACAACCTGTTCAAGGTATCCAAGCTCTCCGGTTTCAAACCGTCCACCAATGCCCAGCTCACACCCATCCGCCAGTTGGAGTTGTTCAAGACGCGCAACAAGTTCGAGGCCGACGCCAACCTGAGCGCACCTGAAAAACAAGCCAAGTTGGCCGATATCGACAAACAGCTGGCGGCACTGAGCCCCGCCAAGTGA
- a CDS encoding methyl-accepting chemotaxis protein — protein sequence MRLSDFRIASKLVAAFVAVALLGAALGGYAIYNMKQIDDADTLLYERELIGLSLFKEANVERLKAVVALRDAMLATGLADRTAALKRVQDGRDKSNSLIDQATPLFVSEEGKQQLGKLRDAAAKDKQQVDALLAKMKSAELQEPNDLTTFLRDEVAPPSIQLGNAMNGLSQLKEQEAKALADSNTALYHRSRNITAVLVLLSAAVGVSLGLLVSRSVTGPLEIASQGAQRMSEGDMTVAMRADGKDETSTLLMGLETMRQRLQDIVASVRGNAEQVSSASAEIAQGNHDLSARTEHQASALEETAASMEELSSTVKQNADSARQANQLAQSASSVAQQGGKVVGQVVETMKGINESSRKIADIISVIDGIAFQTNILALNAAVEAARAGEQGRGFAVVASEVRSLAGRSAEAAKEIKSLIGTSVERVEHGSALVDQAGETMTEVVTSIKRVTDIMGEIAAASNEQAAGVAQVGEAVTQMDQTTQQNAALVEEMAAAAASLKSQASDLVQTVAVFKLSDTLSAPSRSSAPSSALRLSR from the coding sequence ATGCGCCTTTCAGACTTCAGAATCGCCAGCAAACTGGTAGCAGCCTTTGTTGCCGTCGCCCTGCTCGGCGCGGCCTTGGGCGGTTATGCCATCTACAACATGAAACAGATCGACGACGCCGACACACTGTTGTACGAGCGTGAGCTGATCGGCCTGTCGCTGTTCAAAGAGGCCAATGTGGAGCGGCTCAAGGCGGTTGTAGCCCTGCGCGATGCCATGCTGGCTACCGGCCTGGCCGACCGCACGGCCGCGCTCAAGCGGGTCCAGGACGGCCGGGACAAGAGCAACAGCCTGATCGACCAGGCCACGCCGCTTTTTGTCTCGGAAGAGGGCAAACAACAACTCGGCAAGCTGCGCGACGCGGCGGCCAAGGACAAACAACAGGTCGATGCCCTGCTGGCCAAGATGAAATCGGCCGAACTGCAGGAGCCCAACGACCTGACCACCTTCCTGCGGGACGAAGTCGCGCCCCCCAGCATCCAGTTGGGCAATGCCATGAATGGGCTATCGCAGCTCAAGGAGCAGGAGGCCAAGGCCTTGGCAGACTCCAACACCGCCCTCTACCACCGCAGCCGCAATATCACGGCCGTGCTGGTGCTGCTCAGTGCGGCCGTTGGTGTGTCTTTGGGATTGCTGGTCAGCCGCAGTGTCACCGGCCCGCTGGAGATAGCGTCACAAGGCGCACAACGTATGAGTGAAGGGGACATGACCGTTGCCATGCGTGCAGACGGCAAAGATGAAACATCGACCTTGCTGATGGGCCTGGAAACCATGCGCCAGCGTCTGCAGGACATTGTGGCCTCTGTGCGCGGCAATGCCGAACAGGTGTCGTCGGCCAGCGCTGAGATAGCCCAGGGCAACCACGATCTGTCGGCGCGCACCGAACACCAGGCCAGCGCGCTGGAAGAAACCGCGGCCTCCATGGAAGAGCTCAGCTCCACCGTCAAACAAAACGCGGACAGCGCCCGCCAGGCCAACCAATTGGCACAAAGTGCCTCCAGCGTGGCGCAGCAAGGCGGCAAAGTCGTGGGCCAGGTGGTGGAGACAATGAAGGGCATCAACGAGTCCAGCCGCAAGATAGCCGACATCATCAGTGTCATAGACGGCATTGCCTTTCAGACCAATATCCTGGCCCTGAACGCGGCGGTGGAAGCCGCCCGTGCGGGTGAACAAGGCCGGGGATTTGCCGTGGTGGCATCTGAAGTGCGCAGCCTGGCCGGCCGCTCGGCCGAAGCGGCCAAGGAGATCAAGAGCCTGATCGGCACCAGCGTGGAGCGGGTGGAACACGGCTCGGCCCTGGTAGACCAGGCCGGCGAAACCATGACGGAAGTTGTTACGTCCATCAAGCGGGTGACCGACATCATGGGCGAGATCGCAGCCGCCAGCAACGAACAGGCTGCCGGCGTGGCCCAGGTCGGTGAGGCGGTGACCCAGATGGACCAGACCACCCAACAAAACGCGGCCCTGGTGGAAGAAATGGCCGCCGCCGCGGCCAGTCTGAAATCCCAGGCCAGCGACCTGGTGCAGACGGTTGCGGTGTTTAAACTGTCTGACACCCTGTCGGCGCCGTCCCGCAGTTCCGCACCTTCCTCGGCGTTGCGCCTGTCCCGCTAA